From a region of the Agrobacterium larrymoorei genome:
- a CDS encoding DUF2188 domain-containing protein, with translation MAVTYHVGEHDGGFAYRVGDVWSETFPDHDSALEAARDAAERQQMGGEEVDISYQLADGRWQSQHVSGGDRPETDVVDDTAERS, from the coding sequence ATGGCAGTTACATATCATGTCGGTGAACACGATGGCGGGTTTGCTTACCGTGTTGGCGATGTCTGGTCCGAAACATTTCCTGATCACGACAGCGCGCTGGAAGCGGCGAGAGATGCCGCAGAGCGTCAGCAGATGGGCGGTGAGGAAGTGGATATTTCCTACCAGCTGGCAGACGGACGCTGGCAATCGCAGCATGTCAGCGGCGGCGACCGGCCTGAAACAGACGTTGTCGATGACACTGCAGAGCGCTCGTAG
- a CDS encoding DMT family transporter has translation MTGSLEARPLFGIGLAAMGYSCFALQDALVKWLVESYAVPQILFVRSAVIVLITGILARHYRHPSILKSKYRGTVVIRAALMLVAWMLFYSSARYLGLAELTTLYFSAPIMVMVLSIFVLKEKVGAGRWIACAVGFVGVVVAANPAHSPNWLPAALCIVAGFCWAWSTILIRLVSRSETTLTQMYATSALFGIACALSFPWLWKNPDAQGWLLMITVGLVSTIGQYLLYEGFRHAPASSLAPVEYTGLIWAFIYGYAIWTEIPAINVFIGAILIVAASLVLVSWERRNMRTAKERVT, from the coding sequence ATGACAGGATCATTGGAAGCAAGGCCGCTTTTCGGCATCGGGCTGGCGGCCATGGGCTATTCCTGTTTCGCTTTGCAGGATGCGCTGGTGAAATGGCTGGTGGAGAGTTACGCGGTTCCGCAGATACTCTTCGTGCGAAGCGCGGTCATCGTTCTGATCACCGGCATTCTGGCGCGTCATTACCGCCACCCTTCCATTCTCAAAAGCAAATATCGAGGCACCGTGGTCATCCGAGCGGCACTGATGCTTGTTGCGTGGATGCTGTTTTACAGTTCCGCGCGCTATTTGGGTCTGGCGGAGCTGACCACGCTCTATTTCTCCGCGCCGATCATGGTGATGGTGCTGTCGATTTTCGTGTTGAAGGAAAAGGTCGGTGCCGGGCGCTGGATTGCCTGCGCAGTCGGTTTCGTTGGCGTCGTCGTTGCCGCCAATCCCGCGCATTCACCGAACTGGCTGCCGGCTGCGCTCTGTATCGTCGCGGGTTTCTGTTGGGCGTGGAGCACGATACTCATTCGGCTCGTTAGCCGAAGCGAAACGACGCTGACGCAGATGTATGCGACAAGCGCGCTGTTCGGCATCGCCTGCGCGCTGTCCTTTCCCTGGCTCTGGAAAAACCCGGATGCGCAGGGGTGGCTTTTGATGATCACCGTCGGACTGGTCTCGACCATCGGGCAATATCTTCTCTATGAAGGTTTCCGCCACGCGCCCGCGTCTTCGCTTGCACCGGTGGAATATACCGGGCTGATCTGGGCCTTCATTTACGGCTATGCCATCTGGACGGAAATACCGGCCATCAATGTCTTCATCGGCGCAATCCTCATCGTCGCCGCGAGCCTTGTTCTAGTCAGTTGGGAACGTCGGAACATGAGAACCGCCAAGGAACGGGTCACCTGA
- a CDS encoding methyl-accepting chemotaxis protein, producing MNTMLKVNRTYQTDLQSEFNTKLTAAHARIEKRFLDGGAVLVSVMEILNDLIGILDGMTGTLDGKTAEGTIAGLRKTIADLAQLPDTEQKRQAGFEALANMCSSTGGHIDDIHETIRYLKTFAVTVKIAGAGLAEFAGFADEIRERIQSGADEVGRFAANLEAMRLQLENARSFSSNTLSDFGTTIPPIIKGLTENSARISTQHKEMADIAAQVKKIAQGVQGKIGSVLSSLQIGDITRQRIEHIQSMLQLLEEFVSSSDGAALDANEHHILREAFMQLASAQMDETAADFQRDCGKIFTSISSFTDDAARILSLRDELVDRTSKGDSNVLSLMERDIVEACKLAERVQGSSADADEVVLSVTQSAQELLRGIEVLRSIKIDIHYMALNSNLRCSKLGDAGRSVNVVSGEMRVFAGKLETPADAIVEDLQRVEAATHTLVQQGQGLSQDFTAPLTEALEAIRGARSQMEQGMEALAAEGQAVFSRISAAVVTLDFESELGSTFNECCGIAAQLSEGFDADVSAFADRIEGLATRVYKLYTMAQERDIHVRYLPAATASSAASPAAAAKMEDDDDLFADALF from the coding sequence ATGAATACCATGCTCAAGGTGAACAGGACTTACCAGACGGACCTTCAGTCTGAGTTCAACACCAAATTGACGGCGGCACATGCCCGTATCGAGAAGAGGTTTCTCGATGGCGGCGCGGTTCTCGTTTCCGTCATGGAAATCCTGAACGACCTGATCGGCATTCTCGACGGAATGACAGGCACGCTGGATGGCAAGACCGCAGAAGGCACCATTGCCGGCCTGCGCAAGACCATCGCAGATCTCGCGCAACTGCCCGATACCGAGCAGAAGCGTCAGGCTGGCTTCGAAGCCTTGGCCAATATGTGCTCCTCCACGGGTGGGCATATCGATGATATTCACGAGACGATCCGCTATCTCAAGACCTTTGCCGTAACGGTGAAGATTGCCGGTGCGGGACTTGCCGAATTCGCCGGTTTTGCGGACGAAATTCGCGAGCGCATTCAATCCGGTGCCGATGAAGTGGGTCGCTTCGCCGCCAATCTCGAAGCCATGCGCCTTCAGCTTGAAAACGCGCGCTCCTTCTCCTCGAACACGCTTTCGGATTTCGGCACGACCATTCCGCCCATCATCAAGGGCCTGACCGAAAATTCCGCGCGCATTTCCACGCAGCACAAGGAAATGGCCGATATCGCCGCGCAGGTGAAGAAAATCGCGCAGGGCGTGCAGGGAAAGATCGGTTCGGTCCTCTCCTCACTCCAGATCGGCGATATCACCCGCCAGCGCATCGAGCACATTCAGAGCATGCTTCAACTGCTTGAGGAGTTTGTTTCCTCTTCCGACGGTGCTGCACTGGATGCGAATGAACATCACATCCTGCGCGAAGCCTTCATGCAGTTGGCAAGCGCGCAAATGGACGAAACAGCTGCGGACTTCCAGCGCGACTGCGGCAAGATTTTCACCAGCATTTCAAGCTTCACGGACGATGCAGCCCGCATCCTTTCGCTGCGCGATGAACTGGTAGACCGTACCTCCAAGGGCGATAGCAACGTGCTTTCGCTGATGGAACGCGACATTGTCGAGGCTTGCAAACTGGCCGAGCGCGTGCAGGGCAGCAGTGCGGATGCGGATGAAGTCGTTCTCTCCGTCACCCAGAGTGCGCAAGAATTGCTGCGCGGCATCGAAGTTCTCCGCTCGATCAAGATCGACATTCATTACATGGCGCTGAACTCCAACCTGCGTTGCTCCAAGCTGGGTGATGCGGGTCGCTCGGTCAACGTCGTTAGCGGCGAAATGCGCGTGTTTGCTGGCAAACTGGAAACGCCAGCCGATGCCATCGTGGAGGATTTGCAGCGCGTTGAAGCCGCGACGCATACACTGGTTCAACAGGGGCAGGGTCTGTCGCAGGATTTCACCGCGCCGCTCACGGAAGCGCTCGAAGCAATTCGCGGTGCCCGCTCGCAGATGGAGCAGGGCATGGAAGCCCTTGCCGCAGAAGGCCAGGCCGTGTTCAGCCGCATCAGCGCTGCCGTGGTCACGCTCGATTTCGAAAGCGAGCTTGGCTCGACCTTCAACGAGTGCTGCGGTATCGCCGCGCAACTGTCGGAAGGGTTCGACGCGGATGTTTCAGCTTTCGCGGACAGGATCGAAGGCCTCGCCACCCGCGTCTACAAACTCTACACCATGGCTCAGGAACGTGACATCCACGTCCGCTATCTGCCTGCTGCAACGGCCTCCAGCGCGGCTTCCCCAGCAGCGGCGGCAAAGATGGAGGATGATGACGACCTCTTTGCCGATGCGCTGTTCTAA
- a CDS encoding helix-turn-helix transcriptional regulator translates to MFMVASRVIDAKQNNKILSTSGSILVVANADLFSECLVEALGKKFPACDVISDGPSGNVASRNIQDVKLVLLYKLSGAQLEDLLDELRFKHPNARIALVIDAIDMIETYLKQLVETRIIDGVLPLNLRLDVFLAAVDLLIKGGEHFPSALLGKLTAGPEVSSRTVYDTRAVVANRADALAAKKDEFSALTTREVQILDLLCKGTQNKIIADRLKLSENTVKVHVRNIYKKMNVRNRTEAASRFFHKDDATNDAGKWRN, encoded by the coding sequence ATGTTCATGGTTGCGTCCAGGGTTATCGATGCGAAGCAAAACAACAAAATCCTATCAACGAGCGGCAGTATCCTTGTCGTAGCCAACGCCGATCTTTTTTCCGAATGTCTCGTGGAGGCACTCGGAAAGAAATTTCCAGCTTGCGACGTTATCAGCGACGGTCCGTCTGGCAATGTCGCAAGCCGGAATATTCAGGACGTCAAACTCGTCCTTCTTTATAAGCTATCCGGCGCACAGCTGGAGGATTTGCTGGACGAGCTCCGCTTCAAGCATCCCAATGCCCGTATAGCGCTCGTCATCGACGCGATCGACATGATCGAGACCTATCTCAAGCAACTGGTGGAAACGCGCATCATCGATGGCGTTCTTCCATTGAATCTGCGGCTCGATGTTTTTCTGGCGGCGGTCGATCTTCTCATAAAGGGTGGCGAGCATTTTCCGTCTGCGCTGCTGGGCAAGCTCACAGCCGGTCCGGAAGTCTCCTCTCGCACCGTGTATGATACGCGCGCCGTGGTCGCCAACCGCGCCGATGCGCTTGCTGCAAAGAAAGATGAATTCTCCGCACTGACCACGCGCGAGGTGCAGATACTCGATCTTCTGTGCAAGGGAACACAGAACAAGATCATCGCCGACCGTCTGAAATTGTCGGAAAATACGGTCAAGGTTCACGTTCGCAACATCTACAAAAAGATGAATGTGAGAAATAGAACCGAAGCCGCATCGCGCTTTTTCCACAAGGACGATGCAACGAATGACGCTGGAAAATGGCGTAACTGA